GGGCTCACCACCAAAATAGCTGATGATATGATTCAATGTTCCTTTATCCGTACTAAGAAAAGTAAAAGCAAAGTAACTTATAATAACCCACGACAAAAAGTGCGGTAAAAACATCCCCGTCTGATATAACTTAGCCATCTTTTTGTTAACCAGTTCACTGAGAATAATCGCGAATGTAACGGAGATAACCAATCCTAGAATGATCAATGCCAAATTGTATAAGATGGTATTCCGTGTAATGATGTAAGCATCATTTGTCGTGAACAGATATTCAAAGTTTTTAAAGCCCACCCATTCACTGTTTAATACACTTGCGAAAAATCCATCCCGGTGAATACGGAAATCCTTAAACGCCAGTATAGAACCAAACATAGGCAAATAGGCAAAAATCAGAAACCAAACCGTTCCGGGCAAAACCAAGAGCAACAGACCTTTATTTCGCAGTAGTTTCTTCCAAAAAGCGTTCACGCCTCACTCCCCCTTGACTGAAAACTTCTAGTAAATTAGCGTTTAGCGTTTGTTATGTTCCCCTACGATCAACAACAATTACGCTGGCAGTGAAATCCACCGCTTCTATGACGCTCGTCATTTAGTAACTTTATTGTCGCTTGTAAGCGCTATCCTCAACAAGTTGAAAAATGCTAGAAATGGATGAACAAATTAAAGAAATGGGTCTAATCGCAAAAAAACAGTAATCTGTTTTCCTTAAAACTGGAAAAAAGACTACTGTAGAATCCTTTTTATTCTGTTGCTCTGCCCGTTAGATATTTCAATTGAAGTATTATCTCGAATACATATTTCTTAACTCAGTAGGAGATACTCCAGCATATTTCTTGAATTGCCGGAAGAAATAAGAAGTATCAATATATCCTACAAGAGCAGCAATTTCTGCCGTCTTCTGCTCAGTATGCAATAGAAGCTGCGTCGCTTTCTCAATGCGATATTGATTCAAATAATCCGAGAAACTAGAGCCTACCTCTTGTTGAAATAACTGACCTAAATAGTTCGGATGTAGCTCAAGTCGCTGACTTAATGTCTTTAAGGACAATTCCTCTCTATGATGTCCCCTAATCTGTTCCATCACAAAGGATACATGGGGGCTATACTCCTGTTTGCGCTCTTGACGCCGTTCAATACTCCGAAGCACCACAGACAAGACATGCTGTCTTACACCAATCATTGTATTGATTCTAAGCAGTGGGCCTAACATTTCACTATAATCGGGATGCTTCTCCAGCTCTTTCGCCATCATCATGAGTTCAATCGCCACATTTACGAAGGATTGTCGAAGAAATCGCTCATAATGTAACGTACCACTAAGCAGAGAATCGATATATTTTTGCGTAGCTTCTATGTCACCTTCGATTAAAATTCTGCTAAACGTCTCTTGATCACACACCGGGGCGGTGGATAACTCTATCTCTGCATCCCCCTCTCGGTCATACTCTACACTCTCTCCTCCAGATATTAAACACTGTTGGAACTTGCTCTGTGCCAACTTGAAACTGGCCTGTATGCCAGCCAAGCCATGACTTACATCCCCCTCCGAGCTCCATACTGGCAATCCAACCAATGAATAGATTTGTTCGGCCATAGCTTGAATACTCCGGTCAATATAACTGAGATGCTCTTCTTCCATGAAAGTATATAAAATGACAATGTCCTCATTCATATTTGGAAAACAAATGACACCATAATTTGACCCCAACAGTTCTTTTGCCGCCATCTCACACTCACTGGCAAGACCATTCATACGGTACAATTGCGATATAGGTCTATCTTCAGAAATCACCCTAATTACTACAGTCTTATAATACTTATAATTCAATGGAATTCCCAAAAGCTGTGCCCGCTGCTTGAATTCTTGAATTTCAATCTCGCTATTAACCCAACGCTGGAGAACATTACTGCGTAAAACAGCCCACTCTTCTTCTTGTCTGAACCTATTCACCTGTTCCCGCTCCCAATCCCCACAAATATGCTTAATGGTAGACTCCAGCTCTTCAATATTAATGGGTTTGAGTATGTAATTTTCAATGCCCAAAGTAATTCCCATCTTCACATAGTGAAATTCTTCGTATCCGCTAAGCACAATAAACTTGGTACGTGGATGGATCTCTTTTACCCGTCTGATCAATTCCAAACCATTCATATTGGGCATCATAATATCTGTAATTAGTAGATCAACAGAACCCAGCTTTAATAATTGTTCCAATGCTAGCTCACCATCATTAGCTGAACCCACTACCTCTATGCCAAATTGCTCCCAGTCTGTAATTGAGTTTAACCCCTGAGCAATTAATGGTTCATCATCGACAAAAAATACTCTTTTCATATCAATATCCCTCTCTTAATGCTGGAATCTCAATTACGACCTTCGTACCTATTCCCTCTTCGCTCTGAATGGTTATACCGTACTGGTCTCCATAGGTCATTTGAATTCTTTCATGAACATTGATCAAACCAATCGATTGATTACTCTTGTCTGGAACCTGAGATGACTTAGCCAACATTGTATTAATCTCATCCAATTTCGCCAGCGAAATGCCTCTCCCGTTATCCGTTACAATAATTGAAATTACTCCTTCATTTCGAACTACATAAAGAGAAATGCAATTATTGTCTTCCAACGACCGGAAACCATGAATCGTATAATTTTCAATAATGGGCTGCACTAGCAGTTTCAAGATACTACATTCGCCGACATCCTCATCCACATGAATATCAACCTGAAGCCTGCCTTCATAACGGATTTGGAACAATTCAAGGTACAGAGAACACATCTCAATCTCTTCCCCCAAAGTAACAATCGTTCGCTTCTTCACCATACTTTTGAACATAACCGACAGACTATAAATCATCTTCCCAACATCCTTAGCCCCCATGCTATAGGCCTTCATTCGGATACTTTCGAGCGTATTATATAAAAAATGAGGCTGAATTTGTGATTGCAAGGCTACTAGCTCAGCATGTTTCTGCTTAAGTTCTGAAGTATACATTTTATCGATATATAGCTCTATCCTGTCGCACATATCATTAAATCGTTGAGAGATTTGC
This window of the Paenibacillus segetis genome carries:
- a CDS encoding ABC transporter permease, whose amino-acid sequence is MNAFWKKLLRNKGLLLLVLPGTVWFLIFAYLPMFGSILAFKDFRIHRDGFFASVLNSEWVGFKNFEYLFTTNDAYIITRNTILYNLALIILGLVISVTFAIILSELVNKKMAKLYQTGMFLPHFLSWVIISYFAFTFLSTDKGTLNHIISYFGGEPIMWYTEQKYWPFILIFVGIWKGVGYNSVIYLASITGIDKSYYEAAVIDGATKWKQIRYITIPLLKPLMIILTILAIGGIFRSDFGLFYQLPKDSGALYPVTNVIDTFVYRGLINMGDIGMSTAAGLYQSMVGLILILITNYIVRKIEKDHAIF
- a CDS encoding response regulator transcription factor, which codes for MKRVFFVDDEPLIAQGLNSITDWEQFGIEVVGSANDGELALEQLLKLGSVDLLITDIMMPNMNGLELIRRVKEIHPRTKFIVLSGYEEFHYVKMGITLGIENYILKPINIEELESTIKHICGDWEREQVNRFRQEEEWAVLRSNVLQRWVNSEIEIQEFKQRAQLLGIPLNYKYYKTVVIRVISEDRPISQLYRMNGLASECEMAAKELLGSNYGVICFPNMNEDIVILYTFMEEEHLSYIDRSIQAMAEQIYSLVGLPVWSSEGDVSHGLAGIQASFKLAQSKFQQCLISGGESVEYDREGDAEIELSTAPVCDQETFSRILIEGDIEATQKYIDSLLSGTLHYERFLRQSFVNVAIELMMMAKELEKHPDYSEMLGPLLRINTMIGVRQHVLSVVLRSIERRQERKQEYSPHVSFVMEQIRGHHREELSLKTLSQRLELHPNYLGQLFQQEVGSSFSDYLNQYRIEKATQLLLHTEQKTAEIAALVGYIDTSYFFRQFKKYAGVSPTELRNMYSR